A window of Longispora fulva contains these coding sequences:
- the nirB gene encoding nitrite reductase large subunit NirB, with amino-acid sequence MVGQRFVEALAARDVDRNWAVTVLAEENRRAYDRVRLSAYFEGVTAEELTLAPPGVPAGADFVLGEPAVSVDLASRTVRTEAQSFGYDALVLATGSRAFVPPVANADAPHCFVYRTLDDLDAIRAHAAGKRTGVVVGGGLLGLEAANALRLLGLSVRIVEHAPHLMPLQVDLAGGALLRRRVQALDIAVDCGEGVRDVADLDADVVVFAAGIRARDELASAGLARGERGGFLVDPTCLTSDPAVWAIGECAAVDGVTYGLVAPGYAMAEVVADRLTGGSSTLDTPDMSTKLKLLGVDVASFGATTGPLDVVYNDPATGVYAKLVLTDDAQTLLGGILVGDASAYPALRASVGGPLPGTLADLMASGAAPVGLPDSAQVCSCHAVTKGSFLDAVADGCVDLPAIKACTKAGTGCGSCVPLLKSLLAEAGIVQSTHLCEHFAYSRQELFDIVRVRGIGTFSELVTAVGTGRGCDLCKPAVASILASLGGGHILDGEQAALQDTNDHFLANLQKDGTYSVVPRVPAGEITPEKLIVIGEVARDFGLYTKITGGQRVDLFGARVEQLPAIWRRLVDAGFESGHAYGKALRTVKSCVGDTWCRYGVQDSVGLAVALELRYRGLRAPHKIKAAVSGCARECAEARGKDFGVIATENGWNLYVGGNGGFRPRHADLLLSDLSTADLVRYVDRFLMFYVRTADRLQRTSVWVENLGLDYLRDVIVEDTLGVAEDLDAAMARHVDGYVDEWRAVLDDPAKLRRFVSFVNAPDTPDPTISFTVERGQPVPISIGTRP; translated from the coding sequence ATGGTCGGCCAGCGGTTCGTCGAGGCCCTCGCGGCCCGCGACGTGGACCGGAACTGGGCGGTGACCGTACTCGCCGAGGAGAACAGGCGGGCCTACGACCGGGTCCGGCTGTCCGCCTACTTCGAGGGCGTCACCGCCGAGGAGCTGACCCTGGCCCCGCCCGGGGTGCCGGCCGGGGCGGACTTCGTGCTGGGCGAGCCGGCGGTGTCGGTGGACCTGGCATCGAGGACGGTGCGCACCGAGGCCCAGTCGTTCGGCTACGACGCCCTGGTCCTGGCCACCGGCTCGCGGGCCTTCGTGCCCCCGGTCGCGAACGCCGACGCCCCGCACTGCTTCGTCTACCGCACCCTCGACGACCTCGACGCGATCCGCGCGCACGCCGCCGGCAAACGGACCGGGGTGGTGGTCGGCGGCGGGCTGCTCGGGCTGGAGGCCGCCAACGCGCTGCGGCTGCTGGGGCTGTCCGTCCGGATCGTCGAACACGCCCCGCACCTGATGCCGTTACAGGTCGACCTGGCCGGCGGGGCACTGCTCCGCCGCCGGGTGCAGGCCCTCGACATCGCCGTGGACTGCGGCGAGGGGGTCCGGGACGTGGCCGACCTCGACGCCGACGTCGTGGTGTTCGCCGCCGGGATCCGGGCCCGCGACGAGCTGGCCTCCGCCGGCCTCGCGCGCGGCGAGCGGGGCGGCTTCCTGGTGGACCCCACCTGCCTGACGTCCGACCCGGCCGTGTGGGCCATCGGCGAGTGCGCGGCGGTCGACGGGGTGACCTACGGCCTCGTCGCACCGGGCTACGCGATGGCCGAGGTGGTCGCCGACCGGCTCACTGGCGGCTCCTCCACCCTGGACACGCCGGATATGTCAACAAAATTGAAGCTTCTCGGCGTGGACGTGGCCAGCTTCGGCGCCACGACCGGCCCCCTCGACGTGGTGTACAACGACCCGGCCACCGGCGTGTACGCCAAACTCGTCCTCACCGACGACGCCCAGACCCTGCTCGGCGGGATCCTCGTCGGCGACGCGTCGGCCTATCCGGCGCTGCGGGCCAGCGTCGGCGGTCCGCTGCCGGGCACGCTCGCGGACCTGATGGCCTCCGGGGCCGCCCCGGTCGGGCTGCCCGACTCGGCCCAGGTCTGCTCGTGCCACGCCGTGACCAAGGGGTCCTTCCTCGACGCCGTCGCCGACGGGTGCGTGGACCTGCCGGCGATCAAGGCGTGCACCAAGGCCGGTACCGGCTGCGGGTCCTGCGTGCCGCTCCTCAAGTCGCTGCTCGCCGAAGCCGGCATCGTCCAGTCCACCCACCTGTGCGAACACTTCGCGTACTCCCGCCAGGAACTGTTCGACATCGTCCGGGTCCGGGGCATCGGCACCTTCTCCGAACTCGTCACGGCCGTCGGCACCGGCCGGGGCTGCGACCTGTGCAAACCCGCCGTCGCCTCCATCCTCGCCTCGCTGGGTGGCGGGCACATCCTCGACGGCGAGCAGGCCGCGCTCCAGGACACCAACGACCACTTCCTCGCCAACCTGCAGAAGGACGGCACCTACTCGGTGGTCCCCCGGGTACCGGCCGGCGAGATCACCCCGGAGAAGCTGATCGTGATCGGGGAGGTGGCCCGTGACTTCGGCCTGTACACGAAGATCACCGGGGGGCAGCGGGTCGACCTGTTCGGCGCGCGGGTCGAGCAGCTGCCGGCGATCTGGCGGCGGCTCGTGGACGCGGGGTTCGAGTCGGGGCACGCGTACGGCAAGGCGCTGCGGACCGTGAAATCCTGCGTGGGCGACACGTGGTGCCGGTACGGCGTGCAGGACTCCGTCGGGCTCGCCGTCGCCCTCGAGCTGCGCTACCGGGGCCTGCGCGCCCCGCACAAGATCAAGGCGGCGGTGTCCGGCTGCGCCCGGGAGTGCGCCGAGGCGCGGGGCAAGGACTTCGGCGTCATCGCCACCGAGAACGGCTGGAACCTCTACGTCGGCGGCAACGGCGGCTTCCGCCCCCGGCACGCCGACCTGCTGCTGTCGGACCTGTCGACGGCCGACCTGGTCCGCTACGTCGACCGGTTCCTGATGTTCTACGTCCGCACCGCCGACCGGCTCCAGCGCACCTCCGTGTGGGTGGAGAACCTCGGTCTGGACTACCTGCGCGACGTGATCGTCGAGGACACCCTGGGGGTCGCCGAGGACCTCGACGCCGCGATGGCCCGGCACGTCGACGGGTACGTGGACGAGTGGCGCGCCGTCCTCGACGACCCGGCCAAGCTGCGCCGGTTCGTGTCCTTCGTCAACGCGCCGGACACGCCGGACCCCACGATCTCGTTCACCGTCGAACGGGGTCAGCCCGTCCCGATCAGCATCGGGACCCGACCGTGA
- a CDS encoding FAD-dependent oxidoreductase, with translation MRITIIGYGMAGARLATLLAREHDVTVYGAEPHAAYNRILLSGLLAGAYQETDLALPASNVDLRLGVTAIDVDRVARTVDGEPYDALVLATGSRAIIPPIKGLTCDDGDLHPNVAAFRTLEDCRRILSATGSHPVVLGGGLLGVEAARGLAGRGPVTLVHGAPHLLERQLDPAGGAVLADTLAAMGITVRVDAQAVAYADGVLRLADGTELPADPLVVSCGVRAETTLAESIGLAVGRGVLVDDELRASDPDIYAIGDCAEHRNTVYGLVAPAWEQAAVLAGVLGEVAAARSSGARPGDGSSVRYTGSRLVTRLKAAGIDLAAMGHLDGEENLSFTDPSRGTYARLAITDGRLRGAILIGDNPTVGTITQLFDRRTPVPADRRSLLLGRISAAAAPAETPALMPDAAVVCRCNTVTKGDIVRCGGRTVPQIAERTNATTGCGGCTDAVRGIADWLSTVDPVMEEV, from the coding sequence ATGAGGATCACCATCATCGGGTACGGGATGGCCGGCGCGCGGCTCGCGACGCTCCTGGCCCGCGAACACGACGTCACGGTGTACGGGGCCGAGCCGCACGCCGCGTACAACCGGATCCTGTTGTCGGGGCTGCTCGCCGGGGCGTACCAGGAAACGGATCTCGCCCTGCCCGCGTCGAACGTGGACCTGCGGCTCGGCGTCACCGCGATCGACGTGGACCGGGTCGCGCGCACCGTCGACGGCGAACCCTACGACGCGCTGGTGCTGGCCACCGGCTCCCGCGCCATCATCCCGCCGATCAAGGGTCTGACCTGCGACGACGGGGACCTGCACCCGAACGTGGCGGCATTTCGCACCCTGGAGGACTGCCGGCGGATCCTCTCCGCGACCGGGTCGCATCCGGTGGTGCTCGGCGGCGGCCTGCTCGGGGTCGAGGCGGCCCGGGGCCTGGCCGGCCGGGGCCCGGTCACCCTGGTGCACGGCGCGCCGCACCTCCTCGAACGCCAACTCGACCCGGCCGGTGGGGCGGTGCTCGCCGACACCCTGGCGGCGATGGGCATCACGGTCCGGGTCGACGCGCAGGCCGTGGCCTACGCCGACGGGGTGCTCCGGCTCGCGGACGGCACCGAACTGCCCGCCGACCCGCTCGTCGTGTCCTGCGGGGTCCGGGCCGAGACCACCCTCGCGGAGTCGATCGGGTTGGCCGTCGGCCGGGGCGTGCTCGTCGACGACGAGCTGCGGGCCAGCGACCCGGACATCTACGCCATCGGCGACTGCGCCGAACACCGCAACACCGTGTACGGCCTGGTCGCGCCCGCGTGGGAGCAGGCGGCGGTACTGGCGGGTGTGCTGGGCGAGGTCGCGGCGGCCCGATCGTCGGGGGCGCGGCCCGGGGACGGCTCGTCGGTGCGGTACACCGGGTCGCGGCTCGTCACCCGGCTCAAGGCCGCCGGCATCGACCTCGCCGCCATGGGCCACCTCGACGGCGAGGAGAACCTCAGCTTCACCGACCCGTCCCGGGGCACCTACGCCCGGCTGGCCATCACCGACGGCCGGCTGCGCGGCGCGATCCTGATCGGCGACAACCCCACCGTCGGCACCATCACCCAGCTCTTCGACCGCCGCACCCCGGTCCCGGCCGACCGGCGCTCCCTGCTCCTCGGCCGGATCTCGGCGGCGGCCGCGCCCGCCGAGACCCCGGCCCTGATGCCCGACGCCGCCGTGGTGTGCCGGTGCAACACCGTCACCAAGGGCGACATCGTCCGGTGCGGCGGCCGGACCGTGCCGCAGATCGCGGAGCGGACCAACGCGACCACCGGCTGCGGCGGCTGCACCGACGCGGTGCGCGGCATCGCCGACTGGCTTTCCACAGTGGACCCCGTGATGGAGGAGGTGTGA
- a CDS encoding molybdopterin oxidoreductase family protein, whose translation MTTAATHCPYCALQCAMTLRRVDGAVTVEPREFPTNRGGLCQKGWTSADLLDHPERLTGPLLHGRPVSWDEALDFVAAGITRTQQEHGRDAVGVFGGGGLTNEKAYTLGKFARIVLRTSTIDYNGRFCMSSAAAAGMRAFGLDRGLPFPLADLGTADAILLAGGNLAETMPPILRHFAAGNLIVIDPRVTATAARATLHLQNTPGTDLALANGLLHLAVAEGLLDSDYIAARTTGFEPVRATVASYWPARVERITGVPIEDMVRAVRMLGGAGRAYILTARGAEQHAKGTDTVSAFINLALALGLPGNRGGYGCVTGQGNGQGGREHGQKADQLPGYRRIDDPAARERIAGIWGVRAEDLPGPGPSAYELLDGLGTATRALLVFGSNPVVSAPRARHVTDRLRALDLLVVADLVMSETAAIADVVLPTAQWAEEDGTMTNLEGRVIRRRKLMDPPEGVRTDLDILAALGDRLGVAVLAEPEAVFAELGLASSGGAADYAGITYDRIDAETGVFWPCPDPGHPGTPRMFEENFATPDGLARFVAVEHRPPAEDVCEEYPVYLTTGRVLTQYQSGAQTRRVGRLPGELFVELHPDLAARLGVAAGEPVTVSSRRGSVTAPARVSETIRADTVFLPFHWAGVNALVNPALDPTSRMPEFKVCAVRVEKP comes from the coding sequence ATGACAACGGCCGCGACCCACTGCCCGTACTGCGCGTTGCAGTGCGCGATGACCCTCCGCCGGGTCGACGGCGCGGTCACGGTCGAGCCCCGGGAGTTCCCGACGAACCGGGGCGGTCTCTGCCAGAAAGGGTGGACGTCGGCGGATCTGCTGGACCACCCGGAACGGCTCACCGGCCCGCTGCTGCACGGCCGGCCGGTGAGCTGGGACGAGGCCCTGGACTTCGTCGCGGCCGGGATCACGAGGACCCAACAGGAGCACGGCCGCGACGCGGTCGGCGTGTTCGGGGGCGGCGGGCTGACGAACGAGAAGGCCTACACGCTCGGCAAGTTCGCCCGGATCGTCCTGCGCACGTCGACGATCGACTACAACGGACGGTTCTGCATGTCCTCGGCCGCCGCCGCCGGGATGCGCGCCTTCGGCCTCGACCGGGGGCTGCCGTTCCCCCTCGCCGACCTGGGCACGGCCGACGCGATCCTGCTCGCCGGGGGGAACCTGGCCGAGACGATGCCGCCGATCCTGCGGCACTTCGCCGCCGGGAACCTGATCGTCATCGACCCCCGGGTCACCGCGACGGCCGCCCGGGCCACCCTGCACCTGCAGAACACCCCCGGCACCGACCTGGCCCTCGCGAACGGGCTGCTGCACCTGGCCGTCGCCGAGGGCCTGCTGGACTCCGACTACATCGCCGCCAGGACCACCGGCTTCGAGCCGGTCCGGGCGACGGTGGCAAGCTACTGGCCGGCGAGGGTGGAACGGATCACCGGGGTGCCGATCGAGGACATGGTCCGGGCCGTCCGGATGCTCGGCGGCGCAGGCAGGGCCTACATCCTCACGGCACGCGGGGCCGAGCAGCACGCGAAGGGCACCGACACGGTGTCGGCGTTCATCAACCTGGCGCTCGCGCTCGGCCTGCCCGGCAACAGGGGCGGCTACGGCTGCGTCACCGGGCAGGGCAACGGCCAGGGCGGGCGGGAACACGGCCAGAAGGCCGACCAGCTGCCCGGCTACCGCAGGATCGACGACCCGGCGGCCCGGGAACGGATCGCCGGGATCTGGGGCGTGCGGGCCGAGGACCTGCCCGGCCCCGGACCGTCCGCCTACGAACTCCTCGACGGGCTGGGCACCGCGACGAGGGCGTTGCTGGTGTTCGGGTCCAACCCCGTGGTGTCCGCGCCCCGGGCGCGCCATGTCACGGACCGGCTGCGGGCCCTCGACCTGCTCGTCGTCGCCGATCTGGTGATGTCGGAGACCGCGGCGATCGCCGACGTCGTGCTGCCCACCGCGCAGTGGGCCGAGGAGGACGGCACCATGACCAACCTCGAAGGCCGGGTCATCCGCCGGCGCAAACTCATGGACCCTCCCGAGGGCGTGCGAACGGACCTCGACATCCTTGCCGCTCTCGGCGACCGGCTAGGGGTCGCGGTGCTGGCAGAGCCCGAGGCGGTGTTCGCCGAACTCGGGCTCGCCAGCTCCGGCGGGGCCGCCGACTACGCCGGCATCACCTACGACCGGATCGACGCCGAGACGGGCGTGTTCTGGCCCTGCCCCGACCCCGGCCACCCGGGCACCCCCCGGATGTTCGAGGAGAACTTCGCCACCCCCGACGGGCTCGCCCGGTTCGTCGCCGTCGAGCACCGGCCGCCAGCCGAGGACGTGTGCGAGGAGTACCCGGTCTACCTGACCACCGGGCGGGTGCTGACCCAGTACCAGTCCGGGGCGCAGACCCGGCGGGTCGGGCGGCTGCCCGGCGAGCTGTTCGTGGAGCTGCACCCCGACCTGGCCGCCCGGCTCGGCGTCGCCGCGGGCGAGCCGGTCACCGTGAGCAGCCGGCGCGGGTCCGTCACCGCGCCGGCCAGGGTCTCGGAGACGATCCGGGCCGACACCGTGTTCCTGCCGTTCCACTGGGCCGGGGTCAACGCGCTGGTCAACCCGGCCCTGGACCCGACATCGCGGATGCCGGAGTTCAAGGTGTGCGCCGTGCGGGTGGAAAAGCCATGA